One genomic window of Sphingopyxis sp. OPL5 includes the following:
- the nuoK gene encoding NADH-quinone oxidoreductase subunit NuoK: MISVGHYLAVSAVLFTLGVLGIFINRKNIIVILMAIELILLAVNINLVAFSAALGDLVGQVFAMFVLTVAAGEAAIGLAILVIYFRGRGTIAVDDANRMKG, encoded by the coding sequence GTGATCTCGGTTGGCCATTATCTCGCGGTCAGTGCCGTGCTGTTCACGCTCGGCGTGCTCGGCATCTTCATCAACCGCAAAAATATCATCGTCATCCTGATGGCGATCGAGCTGATCCTGCTCGCGGTGAACATCAACCTCGTCGCGTTCAGCGCCGCGCTCGGCGATCTCGTCGGACAGGTGTTCGCGATGTTCGTGCTGACCGTCGCCGCCGGCGAGGCCGCGATCGGGCTCGCCATTCTCGTGATCTATTTCCGCGGCCGCGGCACCATTGCGGTCGATGACGCCAACCGGATGAAGGGGTAA
- the nuoL gene encoding NADH-quinone oxidoreductase subunit L — MIQAIVFLPLLAALVAGLGQRAIGPFAAKLITTGALFASCALSWPIFLSFVWGNGTAEVVTVLHWVSSGALQFNWELRVDTLTAVMLVVITTVSALVHLYSWGYMEEDPDQPRFFAYLSLFTFAMLMLVTANNLVQMFFGWEGVGLASYLLIGFWYKKPSANAAAIKAFVVNRVGDLGFMLGIFGTFLVFGTVSIPDILNAAPGMAGSSITFLGMRLDTMTILCLLLFIGAMGKSAQLGLHTWLPDAMEGPTPVSALIHAATMVTAGVFMVCRLSPMFETAPVAQGVVMFVGAATCFFAATVATTQWDIKRVIAYSTCSQLGYMFFAAGAGAYGAAMFHLFTHAFFKALLFLGAGSVIHAMHHEQDMRYYGNLRKQIPITYWAMMLGTLAITGVGIAGVAGFAGFYSKDGILEAAFASGGGGVVAFWVGIFVAFLTSFYSWRLVFLTFYGKARWEQSEHIQHAVHDAHGHGHDDHAHDDHHHDAHHGVSGDGTAGYHPHESPITMLIPLILLSIGAVFAGIAFHHQFIYPEEGTAFWQGSMLAFDAHLMHAAHEVPLWVKWTPFTVMAIGLFLAWNSYIRNTSLPARFVAQFGLLHNFLYRKWYFDELYDIVFVKPAFAIGRFFWKRGDEQTIDRFGPDGAAALVQGGTRLAVRLQSGYVYGYAFVMLLGLVGLASWAMVKFL, encoded by the coding sequence GTGATTCAGGCGATCGTATTCCTGCCGCTGCTCGCGGCGCTTGTCGCAGGCCTCGGCCAGCGCGCCATCGGCCCGTTCGCGGCCAAGCTGATCACCACGGGTGCGCTGTTCGCCAGCTGCGCCTTGAGCTGGCCGATCTTCCTGTCCTTCGTGTGGGGCAATGGCACGGCCGAGGTTGTCACCGTGCTGCACTGGGTCAGTTCGGGCGCGCTCCAGTTCAACTGGGAATTGCGCGTCGACACGCTGACCGCGGTGATGCTCGTCGTCATCACGACGGTCTCGGCGCTCGTCCACCTCTATAGCTGGGGCTATATGGAGGAGGATCCGGACCAGCCGCGCTTCTTCGCCTATCTCTCGCTCTTCACCTTCGCGATGCTGATGCTGGTGACCGCGAACAACCTTGTCCAGATGTTCTTCGGCTGGGAAGGTGTCGGTCTCGCTTCCTATCTGCTCATCGGTTTCTGGTACAAGAAGCCCAGCGCCAATGCCGCGGCGATCAAGGCGTTCGTCGTCAACCGCGTCGGCGACCTCGGCTTCATGCTCGGCATTTTCGGCACCTTCCTGGTGTTCGGCACCGTTTCGATCCCCGACATCCTCAATGCCGCGCCGGGCATGGCGGGCAGCAGCATCACCTTCCTCGGCATGCGCCTCGACACGATGACGATCCTCTGCCTGCTGCTGTTCATCGGCGCGATGGGCAAGTCGGCGCAGCTTGGCCTCCACACCTGGCTGCCCGACGCGATGGAAGGGCCGACCCCGGTGTCGGCGCTGATCCACGCCGCGACGATGGTCACCGCGGGCGTCTTCATGGTCTGCCGCCTGTCACCGATGTTCGAGACCGCGCCGGTGGCGCAGGGCGTCGTCATGTTCGTCGGCGCCGCGACCTGCTTCTTCGCCGCGACCGTCGCGACGACCCAGTGGGACATCAAGCGCGTCATCGCCTATTCGACCTGTTCGCAGCTCGGCTACATGTTCTTCGCCGCCGGCGCCGGCGCTTATGGCGCCGCGATGTTCCACCTGTTCACCCACGCCTTCTTCAAGGCTTTGCTGTTCCTTGGCGCCGGTTCGGTGATCCACGCGATGCACCATGAACAGGACATGCGCTATTACGGCAATCTGCGGAAACAGATCCCGATCACCTATTGGGCGATGATGCTCGGCACGCTGGCGATCACCGGCGTCGGCATCGCGGGCGTCGCGGGTTTCGCCGGCTTCTATTCGAAGGACGGCATCCTCGAGGCGGCATTCGCCAGCGGTGGCGGCGGCGTGGTGGCTTTCTGGGTCGGCATCTTCGTGGCGTTCCTCACCAGCTTCTACTCGTGGCGCCTCGTCTTCCTGACCTTCTATGGCAAGGCGCGCTGGGAGCAGAGCGAGCATATCCAGCATGCGGTTCATGACGCGCATGGCCACGGCCATGACGATCATGCGCATGACGATCATCATCACGACGCGCACCATGGCGTTTCGGGCGACGGCACCGCGGGTTATCACCCGCACGAAAGCCCGATCACGATGCTGATCCCGCTCATCCTGCTGTCGATCGGCGCCGTGTTCGCCGGCATCGCCTTCCACCACCAGTTCATCTATCCCGAAGAAGGCACCGCCTTCTGGCAGGGCAGCATGCTGGCGTTCGACGCGCATCTGATGCACGCCGCGCACGAAGTGCCTCTGTGGGTGAAATGGACGCCGTTTACGGTGATGGCGATCGGGCTGTTCCTCGCGTGGAACAGCTATATCCGCAACACCAGTCTGCCCGCGCGCTTCGTCGCGCAGTTCGGGCTGCTGCACAATTTCCTCTACCGCAAATGGTATTTCGACGAGCTGTACGACATCGTCTTCGTCAAGCCCGCGTTCGCGATCGGCCGCTTCTTCTGGAAGCGCGGCGATGAACAGACCATCGACCGTTTCGGTCCCGATGGCGCGGCGGCGCTCGTCCAGGGCGGCACGCGGCTCGCAGTGCGGCTGCAATCGGGTTATGTTTATGGATATGCGTTCGTGATGCTGCTCGGCCTCGTCGGTCTGGCCAGCTGGGCCATGGTGAAGTTCCTGTGA
- a CDS encoding NADH-quinone oxidoreductase subunit M, which produces MSGFPILSLMLAVPAAAAIACVFVGDKSARWVALGATLVNLALGILLWAQFDVGGAQWQFQELHEGLFGPFDWALGIDGLALLLIVLSTFLMPLCILASWEAITKRVGLYMAMFLAMEVVMIGVFAAQDLLLFYIFFEAGLIPMYFIIGIWGGANRKYAAFKFFLYTLLGSVLMLIAMIAMIAEAGTTSIPVLLNYDFPVEMQTWLWLAFFASLAVKMPMWPVHTWLPDAHVQAPTAGSMILAGVLLKMGGYGFIRFMMPMFPDASAQLMWIVFALSMVAVVYTSLVALVQSDMKKLIAYSSVAHMAIVTAGLFAFNQQGIEGAMIVMLSHGVVSAALFFCVGVIYDRLHTREIDRYGGLAVNMPAYALFFMLFTMASIGLPGTSGFVGEFLSIAGIYESSSWVAFVCTTGIILGAAYMLYLYRRIVFGELTKDDVKAMPDLNPREWAIMVPLAAVALWMGVYPESFLAPMRGDVTTVVARLAPAKPAGDAHVSAGKPKAAADHSAGHGEAPAGEAHHAGGVQ; this is translated from the coding sequence GTGAGCGGCTTTCCCATTCTTTCGCTGATGCTGGCGGTCCCTGCGGCCGCTGCCATCGCCTGTGTTTTCGTCGGCGACAAGTCGGCGCGCTGGGTCGCGCTCGGCGCGACGCTGGTCAATCTGGCGCTGGGCATCCTGCTCTGGGCGCAGTTCGACGTCGGTGGCGCGCAGTGGCAGTTCCAGGAACTGCACGAAGGCCTGTTCGGACCCTTCGACTGGGCGCTCGGCATCGACGGCCTCGCGCTGCTGCTGATCGTGCTCAGCACCTTCCTGATGCCGCTGTGCATCCTCGCGAGCTGGGAGGCGATCACCAAGCGTGTCGGCCTTTACATGGCGATGTTCCTGGCGATGGAAGTCGTCATGATCGGCGTCTTTGCGGCGCAGGATCTGCTGCTCTTCTACATCTTCTTCGAAGCCGGCTTGATCCCGATGTATTTCATCATCGGCATCTGGGGCGGCGCGAACCGCAAATATGCGGCGTTCAAATTCTTCCTCTACACGCTGCTCGGATCGGTGCTGATGCTGATCGCGATGATCGCGATGATCGCCGAGGCGGGCACGACCTCTATCCCGGTCCTGCTCAATTACGACTTCCCGGTCGAAATGCAGACATGGCTGTGGCTCGCCTTCTTCGCCAGCCTCGCGGTCAAGATGCCGATGTGGCCCGTCCACACCTGGCTGCCCGACGCGCACGTCCAGGCGCCGACCGCGGGCTCGATGATCCTTGCGGGCGTGCTGCTCAAGATGGGCGGTTACGGTTTCATCCGCTTCATGATGCCGATGTTCCCCGACGCCTCGGCGCAGCTGATGTGGATCGTCTTCGCGCTGTCGATGGTCGCGGTCGTCTACACCAGCCTTGTCGCGCTGGTGCAAAGCGACATGAAGAAGCTGATCGCTTATTCGTCGGTCGCCCACATGGCGATCGTCACCGCGGGCCTGTTCGCCTTCAACCAGCAGGGCATCGAGGGCGCGATGATCGTCATGCTCAGCCATGGCGTCGTCTCGGCCGCGCTCTTCTTCTGCGTCGGGGTGATCTACGACCGGCTCCACACGCGCGAGATCGACCGTTACGGCGGGCTCGCGGTGAACATGCCGGCCTATGCGCTGTTCTTCATGCTGTTCACCATGGCGTCGATCGGCCTGCCGGGCACCAGCGGTTTCGTCGGCGAATTCCTCAGCATCGCGGGCATTTATGAATCGTCGAGCTGGGTCGCCTTCGTCTGCACCACCGGCATCATCCTCGGCGCCGCGTACATGCTCTATCTCTACCGCCGTATCGTGTTCGGCGAACTCACCAAGGACGATGTGAAGGCGATGCCCGATCTCAATCCCCGCGAATGGGCGATCATGGTGCCGCTGGCGGCCGTGGCGCTGTGGATGGGCGTCTATCCCGAAAGCTTCCTCGCGCCGATGCGCGGCGACGTGACCACCGTGGTCGCGCGCCTCGCCCCGGCCAAGCCCGCCGGTGACGCGCATGTCAGCGCCGGCAAGCCCAAGGCCGCCGCCGACCATAGCGCCGGCCATGGTGAGGCACCCGCCGGCGAAGCGCATCATGCGGGAGGCGTCCAATGA